taactggttacagggagaaggcctgtaAATTATCACTAGGCCAACTAAAAATTGCAATTTCCAGAGcatatataccttctaagctatatgtctatgtgtaagtgtgcattcatctaaagacataagtgattaacttcttttaatctataactaaggtctgagtcttGAAGACCTtcttctggagcctcagtaagttgacttaatctaaatgggtccaggtgctggggtgattacccttctcttgtctcctgctaaatcatggaggtttgaAGAGCTTCTTCAGACCCCcagtaaaacttgtttaatcaTGCTTTGAGGTtcaggaaaggcctaggcaaaactcttggtgggcttttgttacattccgGCCTTTGTCTAAGGGcactggcttttaatatttaacttaaccactcagccagtactgaaacagttgttatggaggcctgtGTTAGTGAAACCTGGCCTGCCACAGCCCCTCTCCCTATGTCAGGCTTGGGAAGCAATAACAAAAACAGGACCAAGGATCCACAGGTTCAGCAACAGCATTGCCTTTTGGtaaaatttttgttgttagtTCTGTAAGTATTAAAAGGGTAAAATCTACCGCTAGGTttgcataagaaaaaaacaaattaaaaaaattaaaaatgataaaatctcAGTAAAAAGCTCAAATACATGTTTTCCTGTAAAGGGGGTCCTTCTTGACCACCTCCTTCAATCCCACAGTGCTCTCGGAGGATTTTAAACAGTTtctgactgggcgcagtggctcacgcctgtaatcccagcactttgggaggccaaggcaggcggatcacttgaggtcaggaattcaagaccatcctggccaatatgatgaaaccctgtctctacccaaaaaaaaaaaaaaaaaaatatatatatatatatatacacacacacacacacacacacacacacacgaattagccagtcgtggtggtgcaagcctgtagtcccagctattcaggaggctgaggcaggataattacttcaacccgggaggcggaggttgcagtgaccagagattgcaccactgcactccagcctgggtgacagagcaaaactctgtctctaaaaaagaaaacagtttctgAGTTTCCCTCTAGAGCATTTTCCATGCATTGACATTCAGTACCAAAGATAGGTACATTGTGGAGGTTTCACATAAATAAGAAACTGTACCTATTATTGTGTAATTTGCTTTTACTCACTAACAATTTATTTTAGGGATCTTTTCATGTTAGTCCATTGGTTTGAAGGACTGCAGAGTATGGAGGTGTCAGATTTGTTCACTTAGTCCTTTACTaatggacacttaagttgttttgtttttccccttaaCAAACCACACACTCTTAACCTAGGCTAACAAAACACTGAACAACCGGCATCCTATTAGCTCCAACCTACAACAGACGCTCCAAAGGAACAAAACTAAGTCAGTCAGTCTAGTTACCTTATATCCTAACACGTGTTGTATATAGAGTGCTGAGCCCTTAGCAACGCCATGAAACCAGAGAGGGCTCTCAAGGTCATTTAGAATCAAACTCATGCCATGACTAAGTATCCTGGAGCAACGCCCTGTGCCACAGAGGTGCCGTCTTGAACACCTCCAGAGATGGGGAGCTCACAACCTGATCAAGATACCTCAGTTCATCTTCCAGGAGCTCGGACTGAAGAGGAAGGGGACAAGAATGGACTTCACTTGTCTACTTTGTCTCTCCTCCCCACTCCAAGGCTGCGGCTGGAGTTTGACCTACTGATCTTCAGCTTCGGACAGCTGCCGTTGGCGCTGGTGACCTGGGTGCCCATGTTTCTGTCCACCCTGCTGGCGCCGTACCAGGCCCTGCGGTTGTGGGCCAGGCCGGGGGCCAGGGGCACCTGGACGCTGGGGGCGGGCCTGGGCTGCGCGCTGCTAGCTGCCCACGCCCTGGTGCTCTGCGCACTGCCAGTCCACGTGGCCGTGGAGCATCAGCTCCCGCCGGCCTCCCGTTGTGTCCTGGTCTTCGAGCAGGTGAGGGCCGAGCCCCGCTGCGGGACAGGAAGGAGCGGGTGGGCGGGGCCATCTCAGCAGAGGGGAGTCCCCCAAAGAGGGGGCAGGGCCCACGAGAGGGAGGGCAGAGACTGCATTGGCAGAGGCGGAGCTAGTTACCAGGGGCGGAGTCCGTTACGAGGGATTTGGGGAACCTGCAGGCTGGAAGGCAAACAGTGTGACACCGCCATCACAGGAGGTTGACCGGAAGACTCCGCTCTGGCCTCTTATCCCAGCAACCTTCATTCATCCCAGCATATGTTAGGCTATACAGCcatcaaacaaaaagaaaaaatatggactCTGACTAGACAGATCTTACACTCTGCCTGCCTCTCAGAGGTAACCcagagcacagagaggttaagcgaTTTGCTTAAAGCCACACAGCAACTTGGCCTCCCTTCCACTCTGCCACAGGTTAGGTTCCTGATGAAAAGCTACTCCTTCCTGAGAGAGGCTGTGCCTGGGACCCTTCGTGCCAGAAGAGGTGAGGCCCGGTTGTGAACTCAGTCCTCTTGACTGACTGAACGAAGCCAGCAGGTGCAGGATCCTGATAAAATCCCTGCCTTCCTAAGCCCAGGTTGCCCACCAGGCACAGGCCCGGCCTCCAGCTGGGCTCTATGGGCTTTCATCGATAGGCATTCTCAGCTCCTGCCTCTGACAGATGGCACCTCTTGTTACCCAGGACTTCTGGCACTTTCCTATTTCCTATTTCCAGGCccagcctgtcacccaggctttgttgttccatttatagagcacatgCAGTGTatatttagcatcattcttaagggccctagaattTTTGGAATGACAAGTTGGCACTGGCTCCAACTTaaatcaccagctgcattagcccttaACAAGAGcccttaaagtcaccagctgcaggctgagcacagtggctcacaccggtaatcccagcactctgggacactgagatgggaggattgtttgagcccaggagttcaagaccagcctgagcaacatagtgagatggggtctcacttcaaaaaacttttaaaaattagccaggtgtggtggctaatgcctgtggtcccagctgtgtggaaagctgaggtgggaagattacttgagtccgggagatggaggctgcagtgagccatgactgtgtcactgtactccagcctgggcaacagagtgagatcaagtctcaaaaaatacaaaaagggccgggcgcggtggctcaagcctgtaatcccagcactttgggaggccgaggcgggcggatcacgaggtcaggagatcgagaccatcctggctaacacggtgaaaccccgtctctactaaaaaatacaaaaaaactagccgggcgcggtggcgggcgcctgtaatcccaactactcgggaggctgaggcaggagaatggcgtgaacccgggaggcagagcttgcagtgagctgagatctggccactgcactccagcctgggtggcagagcgagactctgtctcaaaaaaaaaaaaaaaaaaaaaaaaaaaNatacaaaaaaaaagtgagagacatgcaactctttctttcactcaGTTGAACACTTAAAGACCATTTcaaggttattaattggcctaatttcaatttcaatttttttttttttttttgagatggagtcttgccttgtttcccaggctggagtgcaatggcgcagtcttggctcactgcagcctccatcttctgggttcaagcgattctcctccctcagcttcctgagtagctgggattataggtgtgcatcagcatacctagctaatttttttgtatttttagtagagacagggtttcatcatgttggccagggtggtcttgaactcctgacatccagtgatccacccatctcggcctcccaaagttctgggattacaggcatgagccaccatgcccagccaatttttttttttttttttttttagagacagggtcttgctatgttgcccaggctggtcttgaactcctgggcttaagcaatcctcctgccttggcctcccaaaatgttgggattacaggagtgagtcattGAGCCTGGCCCCTAACTTCAATATTGTTGTATCTCAGAGAATAGGAAGGCTCGAGGAGAACAGAAGAGATGGGAGAATGGCCGGTCAGTGCagtagtcagaacacacacagaaTTTGTCAGTTAAGTTTGCTCTCTTATTTGGGTGTGTTTCATGATGccctaaaacaattacaatagtaacattaaaAATCACTGATCACAGTGATTTTTGCTCAGGTGAGAAGATGGGGTAGAAGGGTGGACCTGTGACTCATGGTGGCGGAGAGGGGACATTTCTGGGAGTCCTGGGGAGGCAGTGGAAGGGTGGTGCCAAGGGAAGAGGAGGCCAGTGCTGGGCCAGAGGTCCAATGCCACCGGCAGCTGCCAGTGTCCTTCTCCAGTTAGGTGTCCCCATGCCCCCTCCAGGCCCTGGGCTGTGTGTTCTATGCCTGTGTACCATACCAcatataataaaaagaagaaagttataaatatttcaggaattgccaaaatgtgacacagtGGCATGAAGTGAGCACTTGCCGCTGGAAAAAGTGGCACTGATAGGCTTGTCTcttgcagggttgccacaaactttcCATTTGTAAAAGAGGCAATATCTGGGAAGTGCAGTAAAACAAGATGTACCTGTATTAGGAAGTCCAgacagaaggggaaggagaatggGTTGTCGAACGTGTGGGTACCAAATGAAGCTCTGGCCACAGCAGGCCCTGCACTGGAAGATAGGGTGcctgaaatgaaaacagaagagatGGTGTTAAAGAGCCAGTTCCACTCCTGCCCAGCTTAGCTCCCCCAGCCTGCATCTAGGTCCTACATCCAGCTCCTTGcttatcccccacccccaccctatcCATTTCTCCACTCACCAGTCCCACTACCCTTCCCCAGCAGCCCCCtcacctctgccctctgcccttccCCTTACTAATCCACCTCTCTCATTCCTCCCCAGGTGAGGGGATCCAGGCCCCCTGTTTCTCCAGCTACCTCTACTTCCTCTTCTGCCCAACACTCATCTACAGGGAGACTTACCCCAGGTAAGACCCCGCACCCCTTCCCCACATGCCCAGGCCCACAGGAACCTTACCCTTCTACTCTCCCCTCCCTGAGGTCCTCAGGCTCACCTCAGGCACTGGCCACTTTCTCAGGAAGCATCTAATAATAAAGATGGGAAATAGGTGACTGGTAGACTACCCTGTCTCCTTGCCCAGCCTATGATGACACTAGGGCAGCCCACTTTCCTGGTTTACCCAGGACTGTCCTGATTTTAGTTCTGAAAATCCTACCCATCCTACACACCCTTGTTGACATCCATGCTTAAAACCCTCTTGTCACTCTGTTACGGAAAGTTCAAAGTATCCTAGACCCCACCACCCTAGATAATCCTCCCAGGCCTAAGCAATTAAGGGAACTGCGGAGAGAGGGCCCCAGAACCTGTGCCCAGGCTGAGCAGGAAACAACATGAAAGAATGAGAAACATATTGTCCCAATTGCCGCTGCAGGACGCCCTATATCAGGTGGAATTATGTGGCCAAGAACTTTGCTCAGGTGAGAAGACAGGGTAGAAGGGTGGACCTGTGACTCATGGTGGTGGAGAGGGGACATTTCTGGGAGGTCTGGGGAGGCAATGGGAGGGTGGTGCCAAGGGAAGAGAATGCCAGTGCTGGGCCAGAGACCCAATGCCACCAGCAGCTGCCAGCGTCCCTCTCCAGTTATGTGTCCCCATGCCCCCTCCAGGCCCTGGGCTGTGTGCTCTATGCCTGCTTCATCCTGGGCCGACTCTGTGTTCCTGTCTTTGCCAACATGAGCCGAGAGCCCTTCAGCACCCGTGCCCTGGTGCTCTCTATCCTGCATGCCACGTTGCCAGGTGAGCCAACTAAGGTAGGGCTGGAGTAGCTGTGCCCTGGGGAAGGCAAATCAGGGAAGGCCTTGCTAGTTACCTTCCCTCGGTTTCAACACGCTCTCCTTCTGAGTCTCCCCTCACATCTGTCACCTCCTATCAGGGCCCACTGCCATGGTCTCGGTTCAGACCATCACTCCCCCTCCACATCAGCTTCCTACCCATCTCCCTGGCACCCAGATCTTTCCTCTCCCATCTACCCCTGACACTGCTGCCCAGGCGAACTTTCCTACTACAACTAATCATTCCCTACCCTCCTTCAAAAATTCTAGTGATAAGTCAATGCTGGCACTTTCGGATCAGATTTGAACCCTTGATGTGGCATCCAAGACTCCTTCCCACGCAGCCCCAGCCTATCTTCTCATCCTACCACAAGCCCTGAAAGATATGTACTTCCAtgcctccaggcctttgcccaTACTGGCCACTCAGCTTGAGATACCCTTTCCCCACGTTCAGCCATGGAATCTAGTTGCTTCTTGGAGGCCCATGGCTGAGATGCCCCCTCCTCTGGGAAACCTTCCTTTTGTAGCCACCAATTACCATGACCCACCTGTTTCTCTGTACTCCCAGGCACATCAGTGCCACCATACTTAGCTCCCATTACATTTGCCCTGGCATATGGTTGGAcatgtctttctgtctctgtgtctgtgtgtgtctcactTCAATCACTCTATGAACTCCCAATGGCCCTTTGAGATTCATCTCCATCTCCAACATCTGGCACGAAGTAGATGCCAAGTAAATGTACATgaacaaatggatgaataaatgaatgcatgaggccaggcacagtggctcaccacctgtaatcccaatactttgggagaccaaagaaggaggaccgcttgaggccaggagttcaagactaaactggacaatatagtgagatctcatctctacaaaaaatttaaaaacagctgggtgcggtggctgacgcctgtaatgccagcacttcgggaggccgagggaggtggatcatgaggtcaagagattgagaccatcctggctaacacggtgaaaccccgtctctactaaaaatacaaaaaaattagctgggcgtagtggcaggcgcctgtagtcccagctactcagaaggctgaggcaggagaatggcgtgaacccgggaggcagagcttgcagtgagccaagatctcaccactgcactccagactgggagagagagggagactctgtctcaaaaaaaaaaaaaaattaaaattaaaaataaaaattagctgagaatggtggctcacgtctgtagttccagctactttggaggctgaggtgggaggatcgcttgagtccaggagtttgaggctgcagtgagctatgatcacaccattgcaatccagcctgtctcaaaaaaaaaaaaaaaaaggaatgcataaATTTGTGAATTACCAATAAATGAATGGTAAGAGTTGGGGCCCTGGTTTCTGGGCAGGGGCTCCTCAGAGCTCAGAGCAGGGCTGCCTGCGGGTCCATGTGGGCCAGCCTGACTTGCAGCCTCTTGTCGCCATCCACCAGGAATCTTCATGCTGCTACTCAtcttctttgccttcctccattGCTGGCTCAACGCCTTTGCCGAGATGCTACGATTTGGAGACAGAATGTTCTACCGGGTGGGGCCTGGACCTAGGCCAGTTGGaagctggaggcagggagggttAGGGAGGGATCTGGGGAAGATGGTGTCCAGGTTGGATGTCACTTCAGCCATGCTGTTCACCTCCCATAATAAGAAATGCAGTCCCCTAGATGTGGTTATAATGCCACCTCTCCATCTCCTGACAAGCCAGGGCTAACTGCTTTTGTGTGCATGGTACTACAGAATCTTCTCCTGAGAGAGGGAGTAGGAGGGAGGACAGGGCCTCCATGTCCTGAGGGGGGAGCTGGGAGGGTGTCTGCTGTCCCTGTTGTGCCAGGAGCCAGCCCTTCTGGAACACTGGGATAGGGTGCAGGCAAAGGGAGCAGTGGGGAGGAGCCGGAACCCAGATGCTTGCTTACCTCCTTTCCCCCACCTTGACCCCACTTTCTCCAGGACTGGTGGAACTCAACGTCCTTCTCCAACTACTACCGCACTTGGAACGTGGTGGTCCATGACTGGCTGTACAGCTACGTGTATCAGGATGGGCTGTGGGTATGGGCCCTGCAGACCCCTTCAGCTCCCACATTTAATGAGgactctccttccttccctctcctttcctcctgctACAGTGTGGCATCTACACTACTCACCTTTTCCAGGCCTAAAGGCCCTTTTGATTTCATCTgtcctcattttctcattttacccAACCCAATGGGTAGAAAGTCCTTGCAATCTTAGCTTTCTTCCATCTTTATCCTTAATTCCACCCTCTCCACAGGGCATTgtttcccaccttagccttctaaGGAACATGCACATATCTATTTTCAGCTACAAGGGTTTTTTACATACATTTAATCAGCACAGTAACCCTGAGAAGTAAGTATTATTATATTCTCATTTTGAAATGGCACCTAAGTCCCAATGGGATAGTagcatgctcttttttttttttttgagatggagtctcgccctgtctcccaggctggagtgcagtggcgtgatcttgggttactgcaacctctgcctcctgggttcaagcgattctgctgcctcagcctttcaagtagttgggactacaggcgaatgccaccacacccagctaatttttgtatttttagtagagacgaggtttcaccatattggccaggctggtcttgaactcccgacctcataatctgcccgcctcggcctcccaaagtgctgggattacagacatgagcgaccgtgcccagccagcacgCTCTTAAATAAGATTGATGTCACCCCTTCTGACCTCAGATCCCATATTCTCTCCACTGTACCACACTCTCCCTGGCTTCCTTAAGGTGGGGGCTCTTTATGGAGGAGCTCAGGGAGACTCACTCTTCACTCCTTTCCTTACCCTGCCAGCTCCTTGGTGCCCAGGCCCGAGGGGTAGCCATGCTGGGTGTGTTCCTGGTCTCCGCAGTGGCCCATGAATATATCTTCTGCTTCGTCCTGGGGTTCTTCTATCCCGTCATGCTGATACTCTTCCTTGTTATTGGAGGTGAGCTGGCCTCTCTGCCACTGGAGGGGAGCCATCCAGAGGGAGGTCTGGGTCCTGCTCCTGGAGATCCCAGACTGATGGTGGGAGGCCTCCCCCCCAGGACTGAAGGCGAGGCTGCTGGGACTGAGaggtggagtgggggagggggtcACTtggaaagcagggagggaggcagcatTGGGAGGAGCCAAGCTGTATCCTGGGGCATGTGGCAGGAGGTCTCTGGTTGGAGGAAAGCACTTGAATAGATCACTCATCGAGGAAGACAAAGAGGAGAAAACTGGGATGAGGTTGAGAGGCTCAGTATGAGATTCAGGATATTAAAGTGCAAACTGAAGAATCCTGGTTTTACATGAGCCACTTTAGACCTCTACAAATTTCTGCACCTGGGTTCAAGATCTTCTCCAATGGGGTCTTCTTGTTCCATCTCTTCCCAATACCCTGGAATGGGAGGGAAGCCAGGGAGACAAGGAACTCCTGGAGCTGGAGTGACAACCTTTCCTCCTGCACCAGGAATGTTGAACTTCATGATGCATGACCAGCACACCGGCCCGGCATGGAACGTGCTGATGTGGACCATGCTGTTTCTGGGCCAGGGAATCCAGGTCAGCCTGTACTGCCAGGAGTGGTACGCACGGCAGCACTGCCCCTTACCCCAGGTAAGAGACCACAACCCTCACCCAGCTCCCCATCCGTGAGGACACACAGCCCTACAGCCAGTCCCTCCTTGTTCCCCAACTCACCAGTCACAGTCAGGCACCAGGGCCTGGCTTGGGGGTGATGGACTCTAACGTCTTGGATGCATGGGTTGGGTCACCAGGAATGACCTCATTCACAACTTATTCTTCTCTGGCTCAGACAACCTTCTGGGGGCTGGTGACACCTCGATCTTGGTCCTGCCATACCTAGAGGTCAGGGCAGATGACACCACCAAGTTCTCTGCCTGCAAAACCTGGGACCAGGACTCCTGTCTGCATTCCCAAAGTTGGCTCTGAGTCAAGGCAATCTGCACACAAGACCCAACCAGGGAATGTGCAAGGACTGAGATCTGCAGACTTGTGGGTAGCTGAGCACAGACCTCAGCATGGGGGTGAGAGGGGTGACTCTTCAGTCCCTATCCCCATGGGCTGGGTACAGGATACCCTCCTACCCCATGACTGTCTTGGGGAGACTTGGGGGACCTTATGGATTTGACGAATGTGGGGGAACTCAGAGGAACTGGGGCCACCCAGGTTTGAAAAGGGTCTCGTTCTTGATTTCGTATTCCTTCCAATACAGCAATAAACTCTGTCtcccttttcattcattcattcattcattcattcatcatttgttCAAGGCTCACTTGGATTTTTGTAGAGTTATGTCTGCAGAGGCAAGACTTTGTGGTAGGATGGGTGAGAATTTTGGGTGCCCCCTGCCTTACCTCCTCTATGCCACCCCCATCTCCCAGAAACCTGACCTCAATGCTTCTTCCACCTCTTCTCCAACTCACATTGAATTTTCTAGCCCCTTTAATCCTTCTGCTCCTGGCAACCCCTAGCACATTTTGAGAGGACACGTAGCAGGCCTCCTTTCCTTTAGCAGACCCAGGAGAGGAATGCCTTGTACAGACCTGAAGCAAAGCTTTTAATTTCGTGAACCCAAGTTTCTACAACTATAATAGGGACATTAATATTAGGAGTGTCCTGACTGAAGGAGACATAAGGTCAGAATACTTCTATTCAAAGCTGTTTCAGAAACCAGACTGTGTGGTCTGCCCTCCCTACACTGATTCCCTGCCTGATGTGGCTCTGGGGAGACATCTGTGTAAGAAAAGGGGGAACATTAGTGTCGGGGGAGCTGAGGACCAAAAAAAACAGGGTCCctaagagagagagatggggtattttttttttttttaacatttcaacaGTATGCATAAGACATCtttttatgtcaataaatatagatctattttgtcacttttatttatttatttatttattattttgagacggagtctcgctctgtcacccaggctggagtgcaatggcatgatcttggctcactgcaacctccgcctcctgggttcaagcgattctcctgcctcagactcctgagtagctaggactacacaccaccacgcccggctaatttttgtatttttagtagagacggggtttccccgtgtcggtcaggctggtctcgaactcctgacctcaagatccacccgcctcggcctcccaaagtgctgggattacaggcatgagccatcgcacccaggctcttttctccctctttttatgCCTTCTTTTGCATAAATTATGATTCCACAAGTGGAATGAAtggtacatttttatttcatttctgttatcTTATTGTATGTTCTTTACCTATCCCATGATTTAACTTTTTAGCTCATGTTGctattcatttcattttccctACCCCATTGTTATTTTAGATAttctatatttttccattcttctgtTAGTTACTTTCCCTTCCCAGCAATAATAATACACATTTCTTTATGATTATTTGCAAATATGCCAAATACGTATTCCATTAAGATGTTTCATGTCCTGCACTTCTACCAATAAGAGAGACATTTAGAATACTTTTTCTTACCTCTCTCACTCTGCTTCCAACTCCTAGGTTTTTCTGAGATAGGATAGTACTTTTGGTTGTAGATATAGTTAGATGTATGTCAAGCTCCATGAACATTTActgtataatatttttctttctaagtttGTTGCTCACtacttgttctttcttctcttcaccTTCCTCTGTCTTGATTTCTCTGTTCTGTTACCAAACCATTCTTTCAGGTGAGGTATGAGATTGATATACTCTCTGAATCCTTTGAATCTCCAAAAAGATTTATTTTGCCCTGACAGGTGAAAGTTTTCTCAGCTGGGTATGAGATTCCTGtgtaaggctgggcgcggtggctcacacctgtaatcccagcactttgggaggccaaggtgggtggatcacttgaggtcaggagttcgagaccaacctggccaacatggtgaaatcccatctctactaaaaatacaaaaattagccaggcatcatggcaggtgcctatagtcccagctactcgggaggctgaggcaggataatcacttaaacctgggaggcggaggttgcagtgagccgagattgcaccactgcactccagcctgggcgacagaacaagactcagtctcaaaaaaataaaaataaataaaatattcctggccaggcatagtggctcacgcctgtaatcccagcagtttgggaggctgagacaggtggatcacaaagtcaggagtttgagaccagcctgaccaacatggtgaaaccctatctctactaaaaatacaaaaaattagccgggagtggtggcgcacacctgtaatcccagctactcaggaagctgaagcaggagaatcacttgaacccgggaggcgaaggttacagtgagccgagattgcaccaccacactccaacctgggcaacagagcgagactccatctcaaaaaaaaaaaagaaagaaaaagaaagatttctacGTAGTCATCTATTTCTCTCAGTTTTCCCACTTTGAGCTTCCAGTGTTGCAGATGAAAAGTCCTATACTAATgtgatttgtttccttttgtaaATAACTTGCTCTTTCTGTctaaaaacttgaaaatgtttttctttaacctTGAAG
This sequence is a window from Theropithecus gelada isolate Dixy chromosome 11, Tgel_1.0, whole genome shotgun sequence. Protein-coding genes within it:
- the SOAT2 gene encoding sterol O-acyltransferase 2, which codes for MEPGGARLRLQRTEGPGGEREHQPCRDGNTEMHRAPDLVKWTRHMEAVKAQLLEQVQGQLRELLDRAMWEAIQSYPSQDKPPPLPPPDSLSRTQEPSPGKQKVFIIRKSLLDELMEVQHFRTIYHMFIAGLCVFIISTLAIDFIDEGRLRLEFDLLIFSFGQLPLALVTWVPMFLSTLLAPYQALRLWARPGARGTWTLGAGLGCALLAAHALVLCALPVHVAVEHQLPPASRCVLVFEQVRFLMKSYSFLREAVPGTLRARRGEGIQAPCFSSYLYFLFCPTLIYRETYPRTPYIRWNYVAKNFAQALGCVLYACFILGRLCVPVFANMSREPFSTRALVLSILHATLPGIFMLLLIFFAFLHCWLNAFAEMLRFGDRMFYRDWWNSTSFSNYYRTWNVVVHDWLYSYVYQDGLWLLGAQARGVAMLGVFLVSAVAHEYIFCFVLGFFYPVMLILFLVIGGMLNFMMHDQHTGPAWNVLMWTMLFLGQGIQVSLYCQEWYARQHCPLPQTTFWGLVTPRSWSCHT